In Halobacteriovorax sp. DA5, a genomic segment contains:
- a CDS encoding pentapeptide repeat-containing protein, with amino-acid sequence MATLTNFIMTETLSDFTNGQYEVIEKELVRSSDLSNLTISGSLFSQTTFIAVNFKSCIFFGSKMKECKFINCSFENCSFEFSHIEACNFDGCKIVGNTWKYSTLKNSIIEDCELDLEVYKVIKDGDQNKIDIYEETQDIEEIKEEVEEVLSFEAALIASPNQWGTSLLNFIKSAA; translated from the coding sequence ATGGCCACTTTAACAAACTTCATTATGACTGAGACATTATCTGACTTCACAAATGGACAGTATGAAGTAATTGAAAAAGAGCTAGTAAGATCAAGTGATTTAAGTAACTTAACCATATCTGGTTCTCTCTTCTCTCAAACCACTTTCATCGCTGTAAACTTCAAGTCTTGCATTTTCTTTGGCTCGAAGATGAAAGAGTGTAAATTTATCAACTGTTCGTTTGAAAATTGCAGCTTCGAATTTTCACATATTGAAGCTTGCAATTTTGATGGATGCAAGATCGTTGGGAATACATGGAAGTATTCCACTTTAAAGAATTCAATCATTGAAGATTGTGAACTGGATCTTGAAGTATATAAGGTTATCAAAGATGGTGACCAGAATAAAATTGATATTTACGAGGAAACTCAAGATATCGAAGAAATTAAGGAAGAAGTTGAAGAAGTTCTAAGTTTTGAAGCAGCATTGATTGCTTCACCTAACCAATGGGGAACTAGCTTACTAAACTTTATTAAATCTGCAGCTTAA
- a CDS encoding helix-turn-helix transcriptional regulator: MSEFNKEKLDDYLGIIRKYMQVRGPMTQKDLAESTGLGVSTVSRFLSMKTTEINPQVVAKITAELDIPLHEMIDFVEEHFTDHFIRLVKFYKGDEKKEQPTQQQAQPQQKPAGGGFEEALVDTIKSGTTGNAQINANPTMKIGGKTRTMPFVTDTSNEELLKERMAQLTPRQKAYVADFLSLDIDARDLIVDLGNDLFRYFRQRGMIA; encoded by the coding sequence ATGTCTGAATTTAACAAAGAGAAATTAGACGATTATTTAGGAATTATTAGGAAGTACATGCAGGTTAGAGGGCCGATGACACAAAAAGATCTCGCTGAATCAACTGGTCTTGGTGTTTCTACTGTTTCTCGCTTTCTTTCGATGAAGACAACTGAGATTAATCCTCAAGTAGTCGCTAAAATTACGGCCGAATTGGATATTCCTCTTCATGAAATGATCGATTTTGTCGAAGAGCACTTTACGGATCACTTTATAAGATTAGTTAAATTCTATAAAGGTGATGAAAAGAAAGAGCAGCCTACACAACAACAAGCGCAACCTCAACAGAAACCAGCCGGTGGTGGATTTGAAGAGGCCCTCGTTGACACAATTAAAAGTGGAACAACTGGCAATGCTCAAATCAATGCTAATCCAACAATGAAGATTGGTGGAAAAACGAGAACGATGCCATTTGTTACAGATACGAGTAATGAAGAATTGTTAAAAGAGCGTATGGCCCAATTAACACCAAGGCAAAAAGCTTACGTTGCTGATTTTTTAAGTCTTGATATCGACGCTAGAGATTTAATTGTCGATCTTGGAAATGACTTATTTAGATATTTTAGACAAAGGGGAATGATTGCTTAA
- the ung gene encoding uracil-DNA glycosylase, translated as MINYLNDKSWLSHLENEFQKDYMVELAEFLDSEEADVYPSQDEFFAALNLTPLDKVKVVILGQDPYHGEGQAHGLSFSVKKGVKIPPSLRNIYKELNEDLGIEIPQHGFLEDWAKEGVLLLNNCLSVRKAQAGSHQKKGWEKFTAKIIEVVNDHCENVVFILWGSPAQKKGKNIDESKHLVIKTVHPSPLSSYRGFFGSKPFSQANAYLAQKNRETISWEVRN; from the coding sequence ATGATTAATTATTTAAATGATAAGAGCTGGCTTTCTCACTTAGAAAACGAATTCCAAAAAGATTATATGGTAGAGCTCGCTGAATTCTTAGATTCAGAAGAAGCGGACGTTTATCCTTCCCAGGATGAATTCTTTGCAGCTCTCAATCTTACTCCACTCGATAAGGTAAAAGTTGTGATTCTTGGGCAAGACCCATATCACGGTGAAGGACAGGCCCACGGGCTAAGTTTTTCTGTAAAGAAGGGAGTTAAAATTCCACCTTCTCTTAGAAATATCTATAAAGAATTAAATGAAGATCTAGGAATTGAAATTCCCCAGCATGGCTTTCTAGAAGACTGGGCAAAAGAAGGAGTTCTACTTCTTAACAATTGTCTTAGTGTCCGTAAGGCACAAGCAGGCTCTCACCAAAAGAAAGGTTGGGAGAAGTTTACAGCAAAGATTATCGAAGTCGTAAATGATCACTGTGAAAATGTTGTCTTTATTCTGTGGGGCTCTCCTGCTCAAAAGAAGGGAAAGAATATTGATGAATCAAAACACTTAGTAATTAAGACAGTTCATCCATCACCATTATCTTCATATCGTGGTTTCTTCGGCTCTAAGCCTTTTTCACAGGCCAATGCCTATCTCGCTCAAAAGAATCGCGAGACTATCTCTTGGGAAGTTCGCAATTAG
- a CDS encoding 2Fe-2S iron-sulfur cluster-binding protein, whose amino-acid sequence MHRVSLIGNDEQVTEFTIEEGQTIFDAIQDQGLTLPHGCLSGSCGSCRIQIIEGSCNLQKPGIIEENTIEAIAPEHTEVAEGNIRLACRAKVTGDIKISILK is encoded by the coding sequence ATGCACAGAGTGTCACTAATTGGAAATGATGAGCAAGTAACTGAATTTACAATCGAAGAAGGTCAGACAATTTTTGACGCAATACAGGATCAAGGTCTCACTCTACCCCATGGATGTCTAAGTGGGTCATGCGGCTCATGTCGTATTCAAATTATCGAAGGTAGTTGCAATCTACAAAAGCCAGGAATTATCGAAGAAAATACAATTGAGGCCATCGCTCCCGAGCACACTGAAGTTGCAGAAGGTAATATCCGTCTAGCTTGTCGTGCAAAAGTCACAGGTGATATTAAAATTTCGATTCTAAAATAA
- a CDS encoding thiamine pyrophosphate-dependent enzyme: MLDKTAKGSNVGSTNLDKKKEIIKKYNLSKEDLIWMLRNVFVSRKLDDAEITMKKQSTAFFQISGAGHEGVLSALAKVLKPAHDWFIPYYRDRALCTGLGVTPYEMLCQANGNIGDTATHGRQMPAHWGNVKLNIVQKSSCTGTQFLQACGVAEAGLALKDLKEKHKFDTSKFLVEDAEVVYTSCGDGTIAQGEFWEGLTTACANKLPVLFHVEDNGYAISTITSMQTPGGSISKALDEFPGLKIIECDGNCPIESYKAAEKAAKHIREGKGPVLLHSHVTRPYSHSLSDDQSMYRTKDELAQEKQVDVFNSYPKTLIALGVMTEKEVNDLLEEVSLEVRRAMKEAVDTEWPAPETSLDHLYSHDIDPTSSDFETQGTFEGKDDVPMASAINAVLRSEFSKNPLLRMFGEDVADFSDLERLNNPDLKGKGGVFKVSSGVQRASLEGQVFNSPLAEANIIGRAIGMAMRGLKPVVEIQFFDYIWTAYMQLKNEMATTRYRSGGDFKCPMVVRVPIGGYLRGGSIYHSQCGESLFTHVPGIRVVFPSNAADAAGLLRTAIRSDDPVMFLEHKHLYYQGYNRTADPGEEYMIPFGKARIAKQGADATVVAWGALVQKSIDAAKKIEAETGKTVEVIDLRTLAPFDMDAIKKSLEKTNRLLICHEETKTSGFAGEIAACVNEECFEALDAPILRVAAKDSHVAYCPTSEDFILPQVADVYEQLNKLLNY, from the coding sequence ATGCTTGATAAAACTGCAAAAGGATCAAATGTGGGTTCTACCAACTTAGATAAGAAAAAAGAGATTATTAAAAAATACAATCTTTCGAAAGAAGATCTTATTTGGATGCTTCGTAACGTTTTCGTTTCAAGAAAACTAGACGATGCAGAGATCACAATGAAGAAGCAGTCGACTGCGTTCTTTCAAATTTCTGGTGCAGGACACGAAGGTGTTTTATCTGCTCTTGCAAAAGTTCTAAAGCCTGCGCATGACTGGTTTATCCCATACTACCGTGATAGAGCACTTTGTACTGGTCTTGGTGTAACTCCATATGAAATGCTTTGCCAAGCTAACGGAAATATCGGAGACACGGCAACTCACGGGCGTCAGATGCCTGCTCACTGGGGTAACGTAAAACTAAATATCGTTCAAAAGTCTTCATGTACTGGAACTCAGTTCCTTCAAGCATGTGGTGTTGCTGAAGCAGGACTTGCACTTAAAGACCTAAAAGAAAAACACAAATTTGATACTTCAAAATTTTTAGTTGAAGATGCTGAAGTTGTTTATACTTCATGTGGTGATGGAACAATTGCTCAAGGTGAGTTCTGGGAAGGACTTACAACTGCTTGTGCTAATAAGCTTCCAGTTCTTTTCCACGTTGAAGATAATGGTTATGCCATTTCAACAATTACTTCAATGCAAACACCAGGTGGATCAATTTCAAAAGCACTTGATGAATTCCCAGGTTTAAAAATCATTGAATGTGATGGTAATTGTCCAATTGAATCATACAAAGCAGCTGAAAAAGCAGCTAAACATATTAGAGAAGGGAAGGGGCCAGTTCTTCTTCATTCTCATGTAACTCGTCCATACTCTCACTCTCTTTCTGATGATCAATCAATGTATCGTACGAAAGACGAGTTAGCGCAGGAAAAACAAGTTGATGTATTTAACTCATATCCAAAAACTCTTATCGCACTTGGTGTGATGACTGAGAAAGAAGTTAATGATCTTCTTGAAGAAGTTTCTCTAGAAGTTAGACGTGCAATGAAAGAAGCAGTTGATACTGAATGGCCAGCGCCAGAAACTTCACTTGATCACTTATACTCACACGATATTGATCCAACTTCTTCAGACTTTGAAACTCAAGGTACTTTTGAAGGAAAAGATGATGTTCCAATGGCGTCAGCTATCAATGCTGTTCTACGTTCTGAGTTCTCTAAGAACCCATTACTAAGAATGTTTGGTGAAGACGTTGCAGACTTCTCTGATCTTGAAAGACTTAATAACCCAGACCTTAAAGGTAAGGGTGGTGTTTTTAAAGTTTCTTCAGGTGTTCAAAGAGCATCTTTAGAAGGACAAGTGTTTAACTCACCACTAGCTGAGGCAAATATCATCGGTCGTGCAATCGGTATGGCGATGAGAGGACTTAAGCCAGTTGTTGAAATTCAATTCTTTGACTATATCTGGACTGCATATATGCAACTTAAGAACGAGATGGCGACGACTCGCTACCGTTCAGGTGGAGACTTCAAGTGTCCAATGGTTGTACGTGTTCCTATCGGTGGATACCTAAGAGGTGGATCGATTTATCACTCTCAGTGTGGAGAGTCTCTATTCACTCACGTTCCAGGTATTAGAGTTGTCTTCCCTTCAAATGCGGCAGACGCTGCTGGGCTTTTAAGAACTGCAATTAGATCAGATGATCCTGTTATGTTCCTAGAGCACAAGCACCTTTACTACCAAGGTTATAACCGTACTGCAGATCCAGGTGAAGAGTATATGATTCCATTTGGAAAAGCTCGTATCGCAAAACAAGGTGCTGATGCAACTGTGGTTGCTTGGGGAGCTCTTGTTCAAAAATCAATTGATGCTGCTAAGAAAATAGAAGCAGAAACAGGTAAGACTGTAGAAGTAATCGATCTTCGTACACTTGCTCCATTTGATATGGATGCAATTAAGAAGTCACTTGAGAAAACAAATCGTCTTCTTATTTGTCACGAAGAAACTAAGACTTCTGGTTTTGCTGGTGAGATCGCTGCATGTGTTAACGAAGAATGTTTTGAGGCCCTTGATGCTCCAATCCTTCGTGTTGCTGCAAAAGACTCTCACGTTGCATACTGCCCAACTTCAGAGGATTTCATTCTTCCACAAGTTGCAGACGTATACGAACAACTTAACAAACTTTTAAATTACTAA
- the nadC gene encoding carboxylating nicotinate-nucleotide diphosphorylase, whose translation MNLLVNKALQDSIEIYFKEDDLSRNLNYIQSLPNDEVQCKLKIKDDMVLCGLPYFIEAFNYLGANLNYENFKKFEGQKFTKDEMAEIEFKLPFSIALTGERIALNLIQRASSIATYTNKFTTLAHDSGVRILDTRKTLPGYRALEKYAVVTGGGYNHRFGQSDMWMVKDNHKSFFGGVKEAIDFFKSKNSFYTPIEVEIHDLNELQIALGEGVRHIMLDNFSPEEIKEAVKEKPEGVTFEVSGGVRLNTLESYLIKGVDAISIGALTYDAPAVDLSLKYARG comes from the coding sequence ATGAATTTATTAGTAAATAAAGCACTACAAGATTCGATAGAGATCTATTTCAAAGAGGATGATCTAAGTCGTAACCTGAACTATATTCAATCACTTCCAAATGATGAAGTTCAATGTAAGTTAAAGATTAAGGATGATATGGTTCTTTGTGGCCTGCCTTATTTTATTGAAGCCTTTAACTACCTAGGTGCTAATTTAAATTATGAAAACTTTAAAAAGTTTGAAGGTCAAAAATTCACAAAGGATGAAATGGCCGAAATTGAATTTAAACTTCCTTTCTCAATTGCTCTAACAGGAGAGCGAATTGCTCTTAACTTAATTCAAAGAGCATCTTCAATTGCAACATACACAAATAAATTTACAACTCTTGCACATGATAGTGGCGTAAGAATTCTCGATACAAGAAAGACTCTTCCTGGATACCGTGCACTTGAGAAGTACGCAGTAGTAACTGGTGGAGGATATAACCACCGCTTCGGTCAAAGTGATATGTGGATGGTTAAAGATAATCACAAGTCATTCTTTGGTGGTGTAAAAGAGGCGATTGATTTCTTCAAATCTAAGAACTCATTTTATACGCCAATCGAAGTTGAGATTCATGATCTTAATGAACTACAGATTGCACTTGGTGAAGGTGTAAGACATATCATGCTTGATAACTTCTCTCCTGAAGAGATTAAAGAAGCTGTAAAAGAGAAGCCAGAAGGTGTTACTTTTGAAGTTTCTGGTGGTGTTCGTTTAAATACATTAGAAAGCTATCTGATAAAAGGTGTCGACGCTATCAGTATAGGTGCTCTTACTTACGATGCTCCTGCTGTGGATTTATCGCTAAAGTACGCGAGAGGTTAG
- the nadB gene encoding L-aspartate oxidase — protein MNSYDFDVLILGCGIAGLATAAKLAESNLKVGIVTRAKDPQVSNTYWAQGGIIYPNASDDALGKDIQVASSNTSNPQAIETLRNFGKLAIDELLLEKANANFERDENNSLKYTKEAAHSIERILYRGDYTGKEIQISLLNLLKDQKRYPTVHFLEAHTAIDLITASHHGISISQRYEERKILGAYLLNQEKGNVVKAMAKKTVLATGGVGALYLHHSNSGASRGDGIAMAKRAGADIIDMEFIQFHPTTFYDSSSHGRFLVSEAVRGEGGVLVNCNGERFMGKYHPEMELAPRDVVARSIMEETIETRHECVYLDISHKDGEWIKERFPTIYKHCLEHGVDMTKEPIPVVPAAHYTCGGVKIDMKGQTSIKNLYAVGEVSCSGLHGANRLASTSLLEGLTWGYLAAIDISENIGEETLYSHLQIKNWQEEYASIDKALVQQDWMTLKLTMWNYVGLSRTTNRLKRALAMFNEINDEVSRFYRSCKLDDSLIGLRNAIEVSTMIVKSSMRNKESIGCFYRKM, from the coding sequence GTGAATAGTTACGACTTCGATGTTCTTATTTTAGGTTGTGGAATTGCAGGTCTTGCTACTGCTGCAAAGCTTGCAGAGAGTAATTTAAAAGTAGGAATTGTGACTCGTGCAAAGGATCCTCAGGTATCGAATACATACTGGGCACAAGGCGGAATCATTTATCCAAATGCAAGTGATGATGCTCTAGGAAAAGATATTCAAGTAGCATCTTCTAATACTTCTAATCCGCAAGCGATTGAAACATTAAGAAATTTTGGAAAGTTAGCGATTGATGAACTCTTATTAGAGAAAGCAAATGCTAATTTTGAAAGAGATGAGAATAACTCATTAAAATATACAAAAGAAGCCGCCCACTCAATTGAGAGAATTCTTTATCGTGGTGATTACACTGGTAAGGAAATTCAAATTAGTCTTTTAAATTTACTAAAAGATCAAAAACGCTATCCAACAGTACACTTCTTAGAAGCACATACTGCAATTGATTTAATTACAGCTTCCCATCATGGTATTTCAATTTCTCAGCGTTATGAGGAAAGAAAAATTCTTGGTGCTTATCTATTAAATCAAGAAAAGGGTAATGTTGTTAAGGCCATGGCAAAGAAGACTGTTTTGGCCACAGGTGGAGTTGGTGCACTTTATCTTCATCATTCAAACTCTGGAGCAAGTCGTGGTGATGGGATTGCAATGGCAAAGAGAGCTGGTGCAGATATTATTGATATGGAATTTATTCAATTTCATCCAACAACATTCTATGATTCATCTTCACATGGACGCTTCTTAGTTTCAGAAGCTGTGCGCGGAGAAGGTGGAGTTCTTGTTAACTGTAATGGTGAAAGATTTATGGGCAAATACCATCCAGAGATGGAACTTGCTCCACGTGATGTTGTTGCTCGTTCAATAATGGAAGAAACTATTGAGACGAGACACGAGTGTGTTTATCTCGATATTTCACATAAAGATGGAGAGTGGATTAAAGAGCGCTTTCCAACGATCTACAAGCACTGTCTAGAACACGGTGTGGACATGACAAAGGAGCCTATTCCTGTTGTTCCTGCTGCTCACTATACTTGTGGTGGTGTTAAGATTGATATGAAGGGACAAACCTCAATTAAGAATCTCTACGCTGTAGGTGAAGTGTCTTGTTCAGGACTTCATGGCGCAAACCGACTTGCTTCAACTTCACTTCTTGAAGGTTTAACTTGGGGTTATCTTGCGGCTATTGATATTTCAGAAAATATTGGAGAGGAAACTCTTTATTCGCATCTGCAAATTAAGAATTGGCAAGAAGAGTACGCTTCTATTGATAAGGCCCTTGTTCAGCAAGACTGGATGACTCTAAAGCTTACAATGTGGAACTATGTTGGTCTTTCAAGAACAACAAATCGTCTTAAACGAGCACTAGCAATGTTTAATGAAATCAATGATGAAGTTTCTCGCTTCTATCGAAGCTGTAAACTTGATGACAGCTTAATTGGTTTAAGAAATGCTATTGAAGTTTCAACGATGATCGTTAAGTCGTCCATGAGAAATAAAGAATCGATTGGTTGTTTCTATCGTAAAATGTAA
- a CDS encoding ComEC/Rec2 family competence protein, whose product MRFNIIFLFAFLLINPLFSKDDNKQYNRPPKIKLPIKTKAAFHKKSEFYFYRSVLTGQKWGLDKEFRRKLSHLNLLHLMTPSGLHLSSLFLIFYLLRRKYPKVSNFIELVLCLGFYFFLPGYYSFRRVALIRSFFILNRMRETNYSKLQIFIFFLITDFFFGTYRYSPLSFYLSTLFLALIFSIKEFRLYKMYLLFFVAQLFIAHKFTGIIYPATIVLSPLLTSIFTLIYPILFLNLFFIDYFNYAQWFISAYTGLIEISYDLAQALGFIHVNFLILIGVIIYSQRTKKHALALVTIGLIANFPRDSLAILLSEIGIGL is encoded by the coding sequence ATGCGTTTCAATATTATCTTTCTCTTTGCATTTCTACTCATTAATCCACTTTTCTCAAAAGATGACAACAAGCAATATAATCGTCCCCCAAAAATAAAGCTTCCAATTAAAACGAAGGCAGCTTTTCACAAAAAGTCTGAGTTTTACTTCTACCGTTCAGTTTTAACAGGACAAAAATGGGGACTAGATAAAGAATTCAGAAGAAAGCTATCTCACCTAAATTTGCTTCATCTCATGACTCCCTCAGGACTCCACTTAAGCTCCCTCTTTCTCATTTTTTATCTACTAAGAAGAAAGTATCCAAAGGTATCCAATTTTATTGAACTTGTCCTATGCTTAGGATTCTACTTCTTTCTTCCAGGTTATTATTCATTTAGACGAGTGGCACTAATTCGAAGCTTCTTTATTTTAAATAGGATGAGAGAAACAAACTATTCTAAGTTACAAATTTTTATCTTCTTTCTTATAACGGATTTCTTTTTTGGAACTTATCGATACTCTCCACTATCATTTTACTTAAGTACACTATTTCTTGCTCTCATCTTTTCAATTAAAGAGTTTCGTCTTTATAAAATGTATCTACTCTTCTTTGTGGCCCAACTTTTTATAGCTCATAAATTTACGGGTATAATCTATCCAGCAACAATCGTTCTCTCACCGTTACTAACAAGTATTTTCACACTCATTTATCCTATTCTCTTTCTTAATTTATTCTTTATTGATTATTTTAATTACGCACAATGGTTCATTTCAGCATATACGGGATTAATAGAGATAAGTTACGATTTAGCGCAAGCACTCGGCTTTATTCATGTAAATTTTCTCATTTTAATTGGAGTAATTATTTACTCTCAAAGAACAAAGAAGCATGCCTTAGCACTAGTAACAATTGGCCTAATTGCGAACTTCCCAAGAGATAGTCTCGCGATTCTTTTGAGCGAGATAGGCATTGGCCTGTGA
- a CDS encoding Glu/Leu/Phe/Val dehydrogenase dimerization domain-containing protein has translation MPSFERLYKDGHEEVIFFSDPSCNLKAIVAIHNTVLGPALGGTRMWPYESEEEALNDVLRLSRGMTYKNAVAGLNLGGGKAVIIGDPEKDKSEALFRSYGRFMESLNGRYITAEDVNISVDDIEHVFTETNNVAGVAEIHGGSGNPSPWTARGVFRGIEAACMKVYGNRSPKGKVVALQGAGSVGRYLGEYLYNEGAEVYVCDINEKNLELFKEKVPNAKVVGIDEIYDVKMDIYAPCALGATINDDTIDRLQCKIVAGAANNQLAENRHGKILKERGVLYAPDYLINAGGVMNVSIEFEGWSEDKAIRMVDSIYDTTLEVFNISEEQDIPVYQATDILAESRIESIKNIQGKFLGHVGHRFPGRKKR, from the coding sequence ATGCCTAGTTTTGAGAGATTATACAAAGACGGACACGAAGAAGTTATCTTTTTTAGTGATCCAAGTTGTAACCTTAAGGCAATCGTAGCGATTCACAACACTGTACTTGGACCAGCTTTAGGTGGAACAAGAATGTGGCCATATGAATCAGAAGAAGAAGCACTTAACGATGTTCTAAGACTTTCGAGAGGTATGACATATAAGAATGCTGTTGCTGGATTAAACCTTGGTGGTGGTAAAGCTGTTATCATCGGTGATCCAGAAAAAGATAAGTCAGAAGCTCTATTCCGTTCTTACGGACGTTTTATGGAGTCATTAAACGGTCGTTATATTACTGCAGAAGACGTAAATATTAGTGTTGATGATATTGAGCACGTATTTACTGAAACTAATAACGTAGCTGGTGTTGCTGAAATCCACGGTGGTTCAGGTAACCCATCTCCATGGACAGCACGTGGTGTTTTCAGAGGTATTGAAGCAGCATGTATGAAAGTTTATGGAAACCGTTCACCAAAAGGTAAAGTAGTAGCACTTCAAGGTGCAGGTTCTGTTGGACGCTACCTTGGTGAGTACCTATACAATGAAGGTGCAGAAGTTTACGTATGTGATATCAATGAAAAGAACCTTGAGCTTTTCAAGGAAAAAGTTCCAAATGCAAAAGTTGTTGGGATCGATGAAATCTATGACGTTAAAATGGATATCTATGCTCCATGTGCACTTGGTGCAACAATCAACGATGACACAATCGATCGTCTACAGTGTAAAATCGTAGCTGGTGCTGCAAATAACCAACTTGCAGAAAACCGTCACGGTAAAATTCTTAAGGAAAGAGGTGTTCTATACGCTCCAGATTATCTAATCAATGCTGGTGGTGTTATGAACGTTTCAATCGAATTTGAAGGTTGGTCAGAAGATAAAGCAATCAGAATGGTTGATTCAATCTATGATACAACTCTAGAAGTTTTCAATATTTCTGAAGAACAAGATATTCCAGTTTACCAAGCGACAGATATCCTTGCTGAATCTAGAATTGAGTCAATCAAGAATATCCAAGGGAAATTCCTAGGTCACGTTGGACATAGATTCCCAGGTAGAAAAAAGCGTTAA